A part of Oncorhynchus kisutch isolate 150728-3 linkage group LG2, Okis_V2, whole genome shotgun sequence genomic DNA contains:
- the LOC109869429 gene encoding centromere protein J isoform X3 encodes MALTFFHMFHKLMLHNCLVNVNLQVLQLDQQHPLHGSWGHHPLRLSSTPIKSPKPLPTKGIHSGGTSKSGLGTGTSSSESSGVSAVRAKEVVMREKGKAIEEEDEMRDRKQHEEICISFHSSSEFGDQEEVGRPPYQTIFPSNPWENTLPTSSPSYDKRSYQDREGGSGQAEGGRESDLDDSTLLEDREEGDRKGRFVFDDDTWNDLEVAGRIVEDPIRTKGAATGNSHTLTITGNDVSPPERKLKRKVAGAELERVSIITAANQEPDPPPTSQLMARLFPSLKPKTQAPPPPEPRKSENGPGQQQQSRQLRERERFRTENTALARLRLENENNQEYLRKERAEFEQQKAEELARFEEFKREETKKLQKERKVFEKHTSAARAIPDKRERDEIQALKQQLSSLHKELKWRESRWSNTHRRLRQQIDSLSSDNSALRDEVRTLEKLSLGTWRKTGTDSDREEDRRENERDPGQLTATLLLEPQGPQISNLLC; translated from the exons ATGGCATTAACATTTTTTCATATGTTTCACAAATTAATGCTACACAATTGCTTAGTAAATGTAAACCTACAGGTGCTGCAGCTGGACCAGCAACACCCCCTCCATGGCAGCTGGGGGCACCACCCTCTACGCCTGTCCTCCACGCCAATCAAATCCCCCAAACCCTTGCCAACTAAAGGTATTCACAGCGGAGGCACCAGTAAAAGTGGCCTAGGAACAGGGACCAGCTCCTCTGAATCATCAGGAGTATCTGCTGTGAGGGCAAAGGAGGTTGTGATGAGGGAAAAAGGAAAAGCCATTGAGGAGGAAGATGAAATGAGGGACCGCAAACAACATGAGGAAATCTGTATTTCGTTCCATAGCAGCTCTGAATTCGGGGATCAGGAGGAAGTAGGCCGACCGCCGTACCAAACTATATTTCCCAGCAACCCCTGGGAAAACACGCTCCCCACATCCAGCCCTTCATACGACAAGAGGTCATATCAGGACAGAGAGGGGGGCTCAGGCCAGGCAGAGGGGGGCAGGGAGAGTGACCTTGATGACTCAACCCTATTGGAagacagagaagagggggacCGCAAGGGTCGTTTTGTGTTTGACGATGACACCTGGAATGACCTGGAGGTGGCAGGCAGAATCGTTGAGGACCCCATCAGAACAAAAGGCGCTGCTACAGGAAACAGCCACACTCTCACAATAACAGGGAACGATGTCTCACCCCCAGAGAGGAAGCTGAAGAGAAAGGTGGCTGGGGCCGAGCTGGAGAGGGTGTCAATTATCACAGCAGCCAACCAGGAGCCAGAtcctcctcccacctcccagCTTATGGCCAGGCTGTTCCCCTCGCTGAAGCCCAAGAcccaggcccctcctccaccagagCCTAGGAAGTCTGAGAACGGACCAG gccagcagcagcagtccaggcagctgagggagagagaacgattCAGGACAGAGAACACTGCCCTGGCCAGACTCCGACTGGAGAACGAGAATAACCAGGAATATCTCAG gaaggagagggcagagtttGAGCAGCAGAAGGCTGAGGAGCTGGCCAGGTTTGAAGAGTTCAAGAGGGAGGAGACTAAGAAGCTGCAGAAGGAACGCAAGGTGTTTGAGAAGCACACCTCCGCCGCCAGGGCCATACCAGATAAGAGGGAGCGCGACGAGATCCAG GCCCTGAAGCAGCAGCTGAGTTCCCTACACAAGGAGCTGAAGTGGAGAGAGAGCCGCTGGTCCAACACACACAGGCGTCTCCGACAGCAGATCGACTCCCTGAGCTCAGACAACAGTGCCCTGAGAGACGAGGTCCGCACCCTGGAGAAACTAAGCCTCGGCACCTGGAGGAAGACTGggacagacagcgacagagaggaaGACCGGCGGGAGAATGAGAGGGACCCAGGCCAATTGACAGCAACATTGCTCTTGGAGCCCCAGGGGCCTCAAATCAGCA ATCTACTATGCTGA
- the LOC109869429 gene encoding centromere protein J isoform X2 produces MALTFFHMFHKLMLHNCLVNVNLQVLQLDQQHPLHGSWGHHPLRLSSTPIKSPKPLPTKGIHSGGTSKSGLGTGTSSSESSGVSAVRAKEVVMREKGKAIEEEDEMRDRKQHEEICISFHSSSEFGDQEEVGRPPYQTIFPSNPWENTLPTSSPSYDKRSYQDREGGSGQAEGGRESDLDDSTLLEDREEGDRKGRFVFDDDTWNDLEVAGRIVEDPIRTKGAATGNSHTLTITGNDVSPPERKLKRKVAGAELERVSIITAANQEPDPPPTSQLMARLFPSLKPKTQAPPPPEPRKSENGPGQQQQSRQLRERERFRTENTALARLRLENENNQEYLRKERAEFEQQKAEELARFEEFKREETKKLQKERKVFEKHTSAARAIPDKRERDEIQALKQQLSSLHKELKWRESRWSNTHRRLRQQIDSLSSDNSALRDEVRTLEKLSLGTWRKTGTDSDREEDRRENERDPGQLTATLLLEPQGPQISKS; encoded by the exons ATGGCATTAACATTTTTTCATATGTTTCACAAATTAATGCTACACAATTGCTTAGTAAATGTAAACCTACAGGTGCTGCAGCTGGACCAGCAACACCCCCTCCATGGCAGCTGGGGGCACCACCCTCTACGCCTGTCCTCCACGCCAATCAAATCCCCCAAACCCTTGCCAACTAAAGGTATTCACAGCGGAGGCACCAGTAAAAGTGGCCTAGGAACAGGGACCAGCTCCTCTGAATCATCAGGAGTATCTGCTGTGAGGGCAAAGGAGGTTGTGATGAGGGAAAAAGGAAAAGCCATTGAGGAGGAAGATGAAATGAGGGACCGCAAACAACATGAGGAAATCTGTATTTCGTTCCATAGCAGCTCTGAATTCGGGGATCAGGAGGAAGTAGGCCGACCGCCGTACCAAACTATATTTCCCAGCAACCCCTGGGAAAACACGCTCCCCACATCCAGCCCTTCATACGACAAGAGGTCATATCAGGACAGAGAGGGGGGCTCAGGCCAGGCAGAGGGGGGCAGGGAGAGTGACCTTGATGACTCAACCCTATTGGAagacagagaagagggggacCGCAAGGGTCGTTTTGTGTTTGACGATGACACCTGGAATGACCTGGAGGTGGCAGGCAGAATCGTTGAGGACCCCATCAGAACAAAAGGCGCTGCTACAGGAAACAGCCACACTCTCACAATAACAGGGAACGATGTCTCACCCCCAGAGAGGAAGCTGAAGAGAAAGGTGGCTGGGGCCGAGCTGGAGAGGGTGTCAATTATCACAGCAGCCAACCAGGAGCCAGAtcctcctcccacctcccagCTTATGGCCAGGCTGTTCCCCTCGCTGAAGCCCAAGAcccaggcccctcctccaccagagCCTAGGAAGTCTGAGAACGGACCAG gccagcagcagcagtccaggcagctgagggagagagaacgattCAGGACAGAGAACACTGCCCTGGCCAGACTCCGACTGGAGAACGAGAATAACCAGGAATATCTCAG gaaggagagggcagagtttGAGCAGCAGAAGGCTGAGGAGCTGGCCAGGTTTGAAGAGTTCAAGAGGGAGGAGACTAAGAAGCTGCAGAAGGAACGCAAGGTGTTTGAGAAGCACACCTCCGCCGCCAGGGCCATACCAGATAAGAGGGAGCGCGACGAGATCCAG GCCCTGAAGCAGCAGCTGAGTTCCCTACACAAGGAGCTGAAGTGGAGAGAGAGCCGCTGGTCCAACACACACAGGCGTCTCCGACAGCAGATCGACTCCCTGAGCTCAGACAACAGTGCCCTGAGAGACGAGGTCCGCACCCTGGAGAAACTAAGCCTCGGCACCTGGAGGAAGACTGggacagacagcgacagagaggaaGACCGGCGGGAGAATGAGAGGGACCCAGGCCAATTGACAGCAACATTGCTCTTGGAGCCCCAGGGGCCTCAAATCAGCA AGTCCTGA
- the LOC109869429 gene encoding centromere protein J isoform X1: protein MALTFFHMFHKLMLHNCLVNVNLQVLQLDQQHPLHGSWGHHPLRLSSTPIKSPKPLPTKGIHSGGTSKSGLGTGTSSSESSGVSAVRAKEVVMREKGKAIEEEDEMRDRKQHEEICISFHSSSEFGDQEEVGRPPYQTIFPSNPWENTLPTSSPSYDKRSYQDREGGSGQAEGGRESDLDDSTLLEDREEGDRKGRFVFDDDTWNDLEVAGRIVEDPIRTKGAATGNSHTLTITGNDVSPPERKLKRKVAGAELERVSIITAANQEPDPPPTSQLMARLFPSLKPKTQAPPPPEPRKSENGPGQQQQSRQLRERERFRTENTALARLRLENENNQEYLRKERAEFEQQKAEELARFEEFKREETKKLQKERKVFEKHTSAARAIPDKRERDEIQALKQQLSSLHKELKWRESRWSNTHRRLRQQIDSLSSDNSALRDEVRTLEKLSLGTWRKTGTDSDREEDRRENERDPGQLTATLLLEPQGPQISSEFRFTITTIL from the exons ATGGCATTAACATTTTTTCATATGTTTCACAAATTAATGCTACACAATTGCTTAGTAAATGTAAACCTACAGGTGCTGCAGCTGGACCAGCAACACCCCCTCCATGGCAGCTGGGGGCACCACCCTCTACGCCTGTCCTCCACGCCAATCAAATCCCCCAAACCCTTGCCAACTAAAGGTATTCACAGCGGAGGCACCAGTAAAAGTGGCCTAGGAACAGGGACCAGCTCCTCTGAATCATCAGGAGTATCTGCTGTGAGGGCAAAGGAGGTTGTGATGAGGGAAAAAGGAAAAGCCATTGAGGAGGAAGATGAAATGAGGGACCGCAAACAACATGAGGAAATCTGTATTTCGTTCCATAGCAGCTCTGAATTCGGGGATCAGGAGGAAGTAGGCCGACCGCCGTACCAAACTATATTTCCCAGCAACCCCTGGGAAAACACGCTCCCCACATCCAGCCCTTCATACGACAAGAGGTCATATCAGGACAGAGAGGGGGGCTCAGGCCAGGCAGAGGGGGGCAGGGAGAGTGACCTTGATGACTCAACCCTATTGGAagacagagaagagggggacCGCAAGGGTCGTTTTGTGTTTGACGATGACACCTGGAATGACCTGGAGGTGGCAGGCAGAATCGTTGAGGACCCCATCAGAACAAAAGGCGCTGCTACAGGAAACAGCCACACTCTCACAATAACAGGGAACGATGTCTCACCCCCAGAGAGGAAGCTGAAGAGAAAGGTGGCTGGGGCCGAGCTGGAGAGGGTGTCAATTATCACAGCAGCCAACCAGGAGCCAGAtcctcctcccacctcccagCTTATGGCCAGGCTGTTCCCCTCGCTGAAGCCCAAGAcccaggcccctcctccaccagagCCTAGGAAGTCTGAGAACGGACCAG gccagcagcagcagtccaggcagctgagggagagagaacgattCAGGACAGAGAACACTGCCCTGGCCAGACTCCGACTGGAGAACGAGAATAACCAGGAATATCTCAG gaaggagagggcagagtttGAGCAGCAGAAGGCTGAGGAGCTGGCCAGGTTTGAAGAGTTCAAGAGGGAGGAGACTAAGAAGCTGCAGAAGGAACGCAAGGTGTTTGAGAAGCACACCTCCGCCGCCAGGGCCATACCAGATAAGAGGGAGCGCGACGAGATCCAG GCCCTGAAGCAGCAGCTGAGTTCCCTACACAAGGAGCTGAAGTGGAGAGAGAGCCGCTGGTCCAACACACACAGGCGTCTCCGACAGCAGATCGACTCCCTGAGCTCAGACAACAGTGCCCTGAGAGACGAGGTCCGCACCCTGGAGAAACTAAGCCTCGGCACCTGGAGGAAGACTGggacagacagcgacagagaggaaGACCGGCGGGAGAATGAGAGGGACCCAGGCCAATTGACAGCAACATTGCTCTTGGAGCCCCAGGGGCCTCAAATCAGCAGTGAGTTTAGATTTACTATTACCACCATTTTGTGA